From one Populus alba chromosome 17, ASM523922v2, whole genome shotgun sequence genomic stretch:
- the LOC118054950 gene encoding NAC domain-containing protein 41-like, producing the protein MVPHGFRFNPTDEELIQFLDRKASGQEMPLHFILETNVYEREPQDLEWNQTVPLSNGERYYYCTRETNYSREVLGRGWWKATSHVKKIHANNDDQLLVGNKRPLTFHRFKDNERNRNNAVKTNWIMHYYRM; encoded by the exons ATGGTGCCGCATGGGTTCAGGTTCAATCCCACTGATGAAGAGCTCATCCAATTCCTAGACAGAAAAGCTTCTGGCCAAGAAATGCCACTTCATTTCATTCTCGAAACAAATGTTTACGAGCGTGAACCACAGGATCTTGAAT GGAATCAAACCGTTCCTTTAAGCAATGGTGAGAGATACTACTATTGTACGAGGGAGACAAACTATTCGAGGGAAGTACTCGGTCGAGGATGGTGGAAAGCTACGAGCCATGTCAagaaaatacatgctaataacGATGATCAACTTCTTGTTGGGAACAAGAGGCCTTTAACATTCCATAGGTTCAAGGACAATGAAAGAAATCGCAATAATGCCGTCAAGACTAACTGGATTATGcattattatagaatgtaa